In Diorhabda carinulata isolate Delta chromosome 6, icDioCari1.1, whole genome shotgun sequence, a single genomic region encodes these proteins:
- the LOC130896067 gene encoding mitochondrial 2-oxoglutarate/malate carrier protein-like → MSEQRKIPNFLKFLFGAAAGMAGTCIVHPLDLIKNRMQLSGMGGTQKEYRNMFHAMQIVGQREGLPGFYRGLSAGLLRQVTYTGTRLGVYTYLFERFKSYDGKPPGFLTKVAIGMFAGLSGAFVGTPAEVSLIRMTADGRLPIEERRNYAGVSNALIRIYREEGLFTLWKGATPTMGRAIAVNAAQLGTYSQAKEMVASHMALKEGIGLHFLAAMISGFITSVVSMPLDIAKTRLQNMKTVGGKAEFKGPVDVLIQLKKKEGFFALWKGFLPYYLRIGPHTVFVFIFLEQFNRAYFKFKYGDSGTGSGSL, encoded by the exons ATGTCCGAACAAAGAAAAAtcccgaattttttgaaattcttatTCGGCGCTGCTGCTGGTATGGCGGGCACGTGCATCGTACACCCTTTGGATCTGATCAAAAATCGCATGCAATTGAGCGGTATGGGCGGTACGCAAAAAGAATACAGAAATATGTTTCACGCGATGCAAATAGTCGGACAACGCGAAGGACTTCCCGGTTTTTATAGAGGATTATCCGCCGGATTACTTAGACAAGTCACATATACAG GTACGAGACTGGGTGTTTACACCTACCTTTTCGAAAGATTCAAATCGTATGATGGTAAACCACCGGGTTTCCTTACCAAAGTAGCTATTGGTATGTTCGCCGGGCTTTCCGGCGCTTTTGTCGGTACCCCCGCCGAGGTATCTTTGATCCGTATGACCGCAGATGGTCGTCTTCCgatagaagaaagaagaaattacGCTGGAGTGAGCAACGCTTTGATTAGGATATATAGAGAAGAAGGTCTTTTTACTCTATGGAAGGGAGCTACTCCGACGATGGGTCGAGCTATAGCCGTTAACGCCGCTCAACTAGGAACTTATTCTCAAGCTAAGGAAATGGTTGCTTCGCATATGGCTTTGAAAGAAGGAATCGGATTACATTTTTTAGCCGCGATGATTTCGGGATTTATCACATCG GTTGTTTCGATGCCGTTGGATATAGCGAAAACGAgattacaaaatatgaaaacagtTGGGGGCAAAGCGGAATTTAAAGGTCCCGTAGACGTTTTGATCcaattgaaaaagaaagaaggttttttcgCTTTATGGAAAGGTTTTCTACCTTATTATTTACGAATCGGTCCCCATACGGTTTTCGTATTCATATTTTTGGAGCAGTTCAACAGAGCTtacttcaaatttaaatatggCGATAGTGGAACCGGAAGTGGAAGTCTTTGA